One part of the Zerene cesonia ecotype Mississippi chromosome 2, Zerene_cesonia_1.1, whole genome shotgun sequence genome encodes these proteins:
- the LOC119835301 gene encoding collagenase-like: MWKVLCLVALVSQQAFGKTIPVDYVENLRQGPQGRIVSGSDASPGQFPYQVAVRGFDQQGRLLACGGVIIDEQWVLTAAHCTANYESVIVLAGVNINDPEIAVESTEWYNYPGYNPETPNAPQVNDIALIKLPSPLSLTDNVNKIQLQSSADAGKNYDGAKLYASGFGRLWTDGSMSDTLKWVNLRGISNDECRRLYSWIVTDTTVCAQYYDEVTQSICQGDTGGPLVEKNEDGEAVLVGIGSFVAAAGCHTGLPAGFIRPGAFHDWYTEVTGIDFDSSEEAPEVTPEPESEEEDSEESSEESSEESSEETSEESDEEESEEEEPESPEEEEPETPEEPETPEEPETPEEPETPEEPETPEEPETPEEPENPEEPEEPENPEEPENPEEEE; encoded by the exons ATGTGGAAAGTACTGTGTCTAGTAGCTCTCGTCAGCCAACAG GCTTTCGGTAAAACTATTCCCGTAGATTATGTGGAAAACCTAAGACAAG GGCCTCAAGGCCGTATTGTATCGGGTTCTGACGCGAGCCCTGGCCAGTTCCCTTACCAAGTGGCTGTGAGAGGATTCGACCAACAAGGCAGGTTACTCGCTTGCGGAGGTGTGATCATTGATGAACAATGGGTGCTGACAGCTGCCCACTGCACAGCTAA CTACGAGTCAGTGATTGTGTTGGCTGGCGTTAACATTAACGACCCTGAAATCGCAGTCGAGAGCACCGAATGGTACAACTATCCAGGTTACAACCCTGAGACACCCAATGCGCCTCAGGTCAACGACATCGCCTTGATCAAGCTACCATCACCCCTGTCACTCACAG ACAACGTAAACAAGATCCAACTCCAGTCATCTGCTGATGCAGGCAAAAACTACGATGGTGCTAAGCTGTACGCTAGCGGTTTCGGAAGACTATGGACTGatg GCTCTATGTCTGACACTCTTAAGTGGGTGAACCTCCGCGGAATCAGCAATGACGAGTGCCGCAGGTTGTACTCATGGATCGTCACCGACACCACCGTCTGCGCACAGTACTACGATGAAGTTACTCAGTCCATTTGCCAG GGTGACACCGGTGGTCCTCTTGTTGAGAAGAACGAAGATGGAGAAGCCGTCCTCGTCGGTATTGGTTCTTTCGTAGCCGCTGCTGGTTGCCACACTGGTTTGCCCGCTG GTTTCATCCGCCCAGGAGCTTTCCACGACTGGTACACTGAAGTCACAGGCATCGACTTCGATTCCTCTGAAGAAGCCCCTGAGGTGACTCCAGAGCCAGAGAGCGAGGAGGAAGACAGTGAGGAGTCCAGCGAGGAGTCCAGCGAGGAGTCCAGCGAAGAGACCAGCGAAGAGTCCGATGAAGAAGAGTCTGAAGAAGAAGAGCCCGAGAGCCCTGAAGAGGAAGAGCCCGAGACTCCCGAAGAACCCGAGACTCCCGAAGAGCCCGAGACTCCCGAAGAGCCCGAGACTCCTGAAGAGCCTGAGACTCCCGAAGAACCCGAGACTCCCGAAGAGCCTGAGAACCCCGAAGAGCCTGAAGAGCCCGAGAACCCTGAAGAGCCTGAGAACCCCGAAGAAGAGGAATAA
- the LOC119835308 gene encoding coagulation factor IX-like yields the protein MQRAHSRKWSPASAKQIISATYVENLKSAGWDAVPGQIPYQVAVRILDNQFRILGCGGSAIHEQWVITAAHCTANYISVTILGGLVHMQNAEYASESFEWYNYPTFNSNAPGVVQPNDVALVKLQQPMVFSGE from the exons ATGCAAAGGGCCCACAGCCGAAAGTGGTCCCCG gcATCAGCAAAGCAGATTATATCTGCAACTtatgttgaaaatttaaaatccgCAG GTTGGGACGCGGTTCCCGGCCAGATCCCCTACCAGGTCGCCGTCAGAATCCTTGACAATCAGTTCAGGATTCTCGGCTGTGGTGGTTCAGCTATCCACGAGCAATGGGTAATCACCGCTGCTCACTGCACTGCCAA CTACATCTCAGTTACCATCCTTGGAGGACTCGTCCATATGCAAAACGCCGAATACGCATCTGAGTCTTTTGAATGGTACAACTACCCCACTTTCAATTCCAACGCGCCCGGCGTTGTACAGCCCAATGACGTCGCTCTAGTGAAACTGCAACAACCCATGGTATTCTCTGgtgagtaa